The nucleotide sequence CCAATAGCTTGTTACTCCAAGCTTGGAGTCGAAAATAAAAAGCAGCGATAAACTAGAGTATCTCTGCTTTTTATTTATGTATTAGTGTAATGCGGGAATAAAGTAGAGCGCGTTGGCATAAACCTTTTCAGAGCCTAACCAAATATTTCTAAACATGAGGTTATCGGCTATTACGACAACAGCTCCTTTGCCTCTAGGTTCGACTAAGATGGCTGGACTTTGAGATAAGCTGCGCTGGTACTCTTTAGCCAGGTAACCATTTAAAAGTGGTTGTTCAGCATATTTTGCGACGACACTGAAAGGCATCGCGCTATCCTCAAGTCCGAGTGCTTTATTCTTTAGTATGGGCAGCCGGGCATTAGGTATTCCAAAACTCAGTGGATGGCTGCTATCTAGCGTGAGCTCGAGTATAGCTCCCCCTATGGATTGACGAGCCGTGAGTTTTTCTTTTTCGCCAAACGTTAAGTCGCTGCTGTCGAAAAGCAGTTTAAAGAAGCGAGGTTCCTTTAATTCGGCTTTTAATAGGTGCACTTTATTGAGCCAGCTTAAGGCGCCATTCTGAGCGATCACGATCCCCCCTTTATTGATGAACAAGCCTAGTTTTCGGGCGAATACTTCATCTAATGATGAGTAATGGCCATCAGGTAAGATCACATGGGTGTATTCATTCAGTGGTAGTCGAGATAGGCGGGTGACATCGACTAAAGTGACAGGCGAGCCAAGTTTAGTATCTAGGTAATACCAGAGTTCTCCCGCTTCTGATTCATCAACGCCATATCCGGTGACGATTAAAGGTTTAATAGGCTTAATTGAATGAAAATCTGGGCTGCCTAAATCTATTCCTGTTACTGCTGTACTGCTGTTTACTGCGGTGATATTCAAAGGAGTCTGGGTCATTAAGCTCGTTATCTTAGCCTTGATCATTTCGCTAGAGACATTGGCCTGTTTAAGTGGGATCTGTAAACTGCCAGCAGGGAAATCATGTTCTTTATTGTCAATTTTGACCGTAAAGGGAATCGCTGCAAACTTTACCTGTACTTTATCCTTAAGCAATTGTTGCAGCACTGGAGCTGCTTCATCTTGCTGCCAATTGATGAGCAATGCTACGGCTTGACGATCGGCCTCGAACTTATCATTATTTGGTGCCTGAGGTGATAGATCACTAAGATCTAGCTTGGCATCTCTTATCATATCTAGATGGTAAGCATGCTCTAGGTTCCAGCTCGATACATCGTAGAACGTGGGGTCTACAAATTCGTTACGGCTATCGAACATAGCGATTAATAAGCTTTTTTGTGCTTGATTTAGAGGAATGAAAAGGCTGCTATTAACTGAAAACTTTTTGTTTCCCTTAGTCGTCTCTTTTTTTAGATAGTAAAACTCAATGTTGTGCTGTTTAAATAAGTCGGCGAGATCTTTTATTCTGCCAGCATTATTTAGTGTTCCGATTAAGTAACCTAATTGTCGCCCTTTTTTCTGTGTTTTGTCTTTATCCTTGTAGAACTGGCTCTGATAATCGAGTAGTTCTCTCTTGAGGGCTAAACTTCCACGTAGGCTAGATATAGAAGTGGTTAGATGGTTATCGATGGCATCGCTTAGTCTAAGCTTGCCATTTTCTGTCATCAAGGTTTGACCTTTAGGACTTGCTTGCTCAAATAAAACACCAATGGAGCCATTAATATCTGGGTATGTTGACCCTTTGCCATAGAAGTAATCATCAAATATCTGACGACTAAAGTATTCCTGTTGTTTTTTATCGAGAGCTTGGCGATGAAATTGAGCTAACTTCTCGGTTAAAAGCTGGTTTTTCTCAGGTGTTAAGGAATGAGTTCTTTCAGGAACACCGGGTTGAAAAAAATAACTGTTGTTACTGCTCATCTCGTGGAAATCACCCACATAGTGGGGTTGCCACTTGTGAAAAAGGGCGACTCTACCTCTAGATTCCGGGTGGCGTAGAAACAACCAATCTCGATTGAGATCGGCAAAATAGTGGTTGGTTCTTCCAGTAGGCCAATTTTGCTTGTGTTCCTTGTGTTGGGGGTCGCTGACCTCTACTTGACCACGGTAATTATTGGTCCAGTTAGAGAATCGATCAAAACCATCGGGGTTTTGGGTCGGAGTGATAAGCACAATGGCTTCATCCAGCAGCTTTTTGACCCAGGCCACATTGCTGTTGGCAAGTTGATAGCTCAGTGCTAAGGCAGCATGGGCTCCACTGGCCTCATCGCCATGTATAGAATAGGCCAGCCAGATCACTAAGGGACCATGTTGCTTTTTACCTGATTTAGCCTCTTTACGTTGGGCTAGAATATCTTTGAGGTTTGCTTGGTTTGATTTTGAGGTAATAACAAGGGTGAGTTGTTGCCTATGTTCATAACTCTGGCCACTTTTTTCTATGGACAGTCTGTCGCTTTCACCTGCTAGCTGCTTTAGGTAGTAATTGATCTGATCATGGCGCAGGTGCCATTTTCCCAGTGGGTAACCTAGGAATGCTTCTGGTGAGGTTAGTTGGGAATGAGGATTCAGATTTGCGACAGAGCTCAAATTTTGACTGGTCACAGCTAATGCTGGTGACAGAGTAATGAATACATAGCTTACCGTAAAAAAATAAAGCAGAGCTCTTAACATTGTGAGTGTCTTTATACTTGTAATGTAACGTTAAATTAGCATTTAGATGCTGTTTTTTCCATATGTTTTATGGATAATAGATCCTTATATGAACTAAGTTATTAGTTAATACTTTCAATAAAAAGGGTAAACCAATTTGATTGAGGGCTACAAAGCTGAACTCAGTCGGAGTATCATAGAACAATCCATACTAAAACACTCAAGTTTTACCTGACGGAGCTTGTCTTAATGATCACCATTTCCGAAACCGCTCAGGCTCATTTTGTTACCTTGTTAGCAGATCAGCCCGAAGGAACTCATATTCGTGTATTCGTAATTAGCCCTGGTACAGCGACAGCTGAGTGTGGCGTTTCATATTGTCCGCCTGATGCCGTAGAGGCTGATGATATGGAGTTCGAATTCAATGGCTTTAATGCCATGGTCGATGAGAAATCAGCGCCTTTCCTCGAAGACGCTACCATAGATTTTGTTACCGATCAGCTAGGTTCACAATTAACGCTAAAAGCGCCAAATGCTAAGATGCGTAAAGTCTCAGCTGATGCGTCTCTTAATGAGCGTATTGAATACGTCATTCAGTCTGAAATCAATCCTCAACTTGCTAGTCATGGCGGTAATATCTCATTAATTGAGGTTTCAGAAGAGGGCATTGCAGTTCTACAATTTGGCGGTGGTTGTAATGGTTGCTCTATGGTTGATGTGACCTTAAAAGATGGGATCGAAAAGCAGTTGCTTGAGATGTTCCCTGGCGAGTTAACGGGTGTTAAAGATGTGACCGAGCACCAAGCAGGTTCGCATTCTTATCAGTAAAAGCTGATAAAGAGAAAGGCGAGTGGGTTTTATACCTACTCGCTTTTTTTGTGTCTGAATTAGAATGAGATGACTTTACTTAGCTTGTATCTATAGTGCAGGGTTAACGTTAAGCTTCTGGCTAGCATAAAGGCGCTCATGGCTGCCCACAATGCATGGTTTCCTAGATCTTGTAATAAGAACCATACAGGGAAGAATATGCCAAAAGTGGATATTATCATGCTGTTTCTCATTATTTTTCCTTTTGCAGCACCAATATATACTCCGTCAAAAAGGTAAGATCCGAAGGAGAGTAGAGGGAGAAGTACAATCCAAAATAGAAACTCATTAGCGACGATTCTGACATCCTCGATACTGGTCAGCATACTTATAATACTCTCTCCGCCAAAGGCAAAAAACAGTGTAAATAAGATGGCTGATATTGCGGACCAGAGCCAAGCTAAGGTTACGCTTTGCTGCATTAATATTTTATTCTTCTGCCCATAAGCTTTACCTACTTCAGCCTCAGCATAGTAAGCAATGCCGTCTAGGGCGTAAGAGATAAGCAGTAATAGATGGAGTAAAACAGCATTTGCGGCAACGGTGTTGTCTCCTAGCCCTGCACCTTGAAAGGTCATAAAGGCAAAAGAGATCTGCAGACATAAACTGCGAATAAATATATCGGCATTTAAGCTAAGTAACTTGCGGTAGCTGCTAAGGTTCAAACTTTTACAGAGATGAGATAGATTGAATTCTCCCGTTTTTTGAATCTGTCTATAAACCATAGTGAATGCAACGAGGAAACCTGCTATATCGGCAAATACTGAAGCTAAAGCCGCGCCTTTGACTCCCCAGCCTAAACCTAAGACAAAGAGTAAGTCCAAACCAACATTCGCTAGGTTTGCCACGATAAGCTGCCACATAGCCGCTTTCGGCTGTTGTCGACCCAGTAGCCAACCTAAAAGAACAAGGTTGAGCAGTGCAAAGGGGGTTGACCAGATCCTGATATTAAAGTATTCACGACAATACCGCTGAACTTCAGCACTTGCATCTGTGAGCGAGAGCGCGCCATTCAGAATAGGGAGTTGCAGTATTACAGCACTTACCCCTAAAATAAGCGCTAAACTACCTGCTTGAAGTAATAACTTATATTGGGTTTGTGTATCGCCCGCACCGTAGGACTGGGCAACTAAGCCTGTTGTTGCCATTCTTAGAAACCCAAGCATCCATAGTATAAGCGTGATGATGGTAGAGCCAACGGCTACTCCGCCTAAATAGTAGGCGTTACTTAAATGCCCCACTACTGCAGTATCGACCAGTCCCAATAATGGAACAGTAATATTGGACAATATCATAGGTAGAGCCAGTGCCAATAATTGTCTGTTTTTCTGTTTATTAAATAGGAGTTCGACAGTGGTCATATTATCTCAGAGGTTTAATATTTTATGTTTAAAAGCATGTTAGTCATTCTGCTTGTCATGATTGGCTTTTCGACTCAGGCAGCGGTGATTTTACAATATCACCATGTTTCGGCATCGACACCAGCGAGCACGAGTGTGACACCAGAGCAGTTTCGTGAACAGATGCAGTATTTAGCTGAAAATGATTTTATTGTTAAACCACTTTCAGAGGTAGTGCATGCAATTAAAAGTAATCAGAAAATTGCGGCAAAAACCGTGGTTATCACTTTCGATGATGGGTATCGAAGTATCGCCAAGACAGCGCATCCTATTTTAAAGGAATATGGTTTTCCCTACACCCTATTTGTCTCTATTGAACCGATTAAGGCTAAATACCGTGAAATGATGAGTTGGGATGAACTCATTTTACTTTCGAAAGAGGGAGCGGAAATTG is from Shewanella sp. MTB7 and encodes:
- a CDS encoding M14 family zinc carboxypeptidase is translated as MLRALLYFFTVSYVFITLSPALAVTSQNLSSVANLNPHSQLTSPEAFLGYPLGKWHLRHDQINYYLKQLAGESDRLSIEKSGQSYEHRQQLTLVITSKSNQANLKDILAQRKEAKSGKKQHGPLVIWLAYSIHGDEASGAHAALALSYQLANSNVAWVKKLLDEAIVLITPTQNPDGFDRFSNWTNNYRGQVEVSDPQHKEHKQNWPTGRTNHYFADLNRDWLFLRHPESRGRVALFHKWQPHYVGDFHEMSSNNSYFFQPGVPERTHSLTPEKNQLLTEKLAQFHRQALDKKQQEYFSRQIFDDYFYGKGSTYPDINGSIGVLFEQASPKGQTLMTENGKLRLSDAIDNHLTTSISSLRGSLALKRELLDYQSQFYKDKDKTQKKGRQLGYLIGTLNNAGRIKDLADLFKQHNIEFYYLKKETTKGNKKFSVNSSLFIPLNQAQKSLLIAMFDSRNEFVDPTFYDVSSWNLEHAYHLDMIRDAKLDLSDLSPQAPNNDKFEADRQAVALLINWQQDEAAPVLQQLLKDKVQVKFAAIPFTVKIDNKEHDFPAGSLQIPLKQANVSSEMIKAKITSLMTQTPLNITAVNSSTAVTGIDLGSPDFHSIKPIKPLIVTGYGVDESEAGELWYYLDTKLGSPVTLVDVTRLSRLPLNEYTHVILPDGHYSSLDEVFARKLGLFINKGGIVIAQNGALSWLNKVHLLKAELKEPRFFKLLFDSSDLTFGEKEKLTARQSIGGAILELTLDSSHPLSFGIPNARLPILKNKALGLEDSAMPFSVVAKYAEQPLLNGYLAKEYQRSLSQSPAILVEPRGKGAVVVIADNLMFRNIWLGSEKVYANALYFIPALH
- the nfuA gene encoding Fe-S biogenesis protein NfuA, coding for MITISETAQAHFVTLLADQPEGTHIRVFVISPGTATAECGVSYCPPDAVEADDMEFEFNGFNAMVDEKSAPFLEDATIDFVTDQLGSQLTLKAPNAKMRKVSADASLNERIEYVIQSEINPQLASHGGNISLIEVSEEGIAVLQFGGGCNGCSMVDVTLKDGIEKQLLEMFPGELTGVKDVTEHQAGSHSYQ
- a CDS encoding MATE family efflux transporter, which codes for MTTVELLFNKQKNRQLLALALPMILSNITVPLLGLVDTAVVGHLSNAYYLGGVAVGSTIITLILWMLGFLRMATTGLVAQSYGAGDTQTQYKLLLQAGSLALILGVSAVILQLPILNGALSLTDASAEVQRYCREYFNIRIWSTPFALLNLVLLGWLLGRQQPKAAMWQLIVANLANVGLDLLFVLGLGWGVKGAALASVFADIAGFLVAFTMVYRQIQKTGEFNLSHLCKSLNLSSYRKLLSLNADIFIRSLCLQISFAFMTFQGAGLGDNTVAANAVLLHLLLLISYALDGIAYYAEAEVGKAYGQKNKILMQQSVTLAWLWSAISAILFTLFFAFGGESIISMLTSIEDVRIVANEFLFWIVLLPLLSFGSYLFDGVYIGAAKGKIMRNSMIISTFGIFFPVWFLLQDLGNHALWAAMSAFMLARSLTLTLHYRYKLSKVISF